In the genome of Raphanus sativus cultivar WK10039 chromosome 4, ASM80110v3, whole genome shotgun sequence, one region contains:
- the LOC130511168 gene encoding uncharacterized protein LOC130511168 has protein sequence MGTRCRDFSWRKSLEHCIVPQNKATKKANSKTLMLIRHHIEESLKAQYLTVSNPYELWKELQMRYDHQKTLILLGATYEWLHLRIQDFKSVNEYNSAMFKIVSKLRLCGETVTDKQLLEKTFQTMSSSNLLLQQQYRQKGFKTYSELISCLLLAEQNNELLLKNSELRPPGSKPVPEANHTSNEPNDGAEANHVRYDPKGRGSSYGRGRGRKGHGRGRGQGGNSKGHNTPYDRPNQSNNGQGKGRGNGTSSKPQNPASSPCHRCGMMNHWAKNCRTAKHLVDLYQESLKGKNPEAHMMYKDGEDDFDHDKDDLMDFETSDILTMLNDDPVE, from the coding sequence ATGGGCACTAGATGTCGAGATTTCTCTTGGAGAAAAAGCCTAGAGCATTGTATTGTTCCTCAGAACAAAGCTACTAAGAAAGCGAACTCTAAGACCCTCATGCTCATCCGTCATCACATTGAGGAGAGCTTAAAAGCTCAGTACCTCACAGTGAGTAATCCATACGAGTTATGGAAAGAGCTTCAGATGAGATATGATCACCAGAAGACCTTGATTCTTCTGGGTGCCACCTATGAGTGGCTTCATCTCAGGATTCAAGACTTTAAGTCTGTGAATGAGTACAACTCAGCCATGTTTAAGATAGTCTCAAAACTGAGGCTATGCGGCGAGACTGTAACTGATAAGCAGTTGTTGgaaaagactttccagacaatgTCCTCAAGCAATTTGTTGCTTCAGCAACAATACAGACAGAAAGGTTTTAAGACCTATAGTGAGCTCATCTCATGTCTATTGCTTGCAGAACAGAACAACGAGCTGCTCTTGAAGAACAGTGAGCTTAGACCACCTGGATCTAAGCCTGTCCCTGAGGCAAATCATACCTCAAATGAGCCTAATGATGGTGCTGAAGCCAACCATGTCCGATATGACCCTAAGGGCCGCGGATCCTCATATGGAAGAGGACGTGGCCGTAAAGGTCATGGGCGAGGACGTGGACAAGGTGGCAACAGCAAAGGGCATAACACCCCTTATGACCGTCCAAACCAGTCCAATAATGGACAAGGTAAAGGCAGAGGCAATGGGACTTCTTCAAAGCCACAGAATCCTGCAAGCTCACCTTGCCATAGATGCGGAATGATGAATCATTGGGCAAAGAATTGCCGCACAGCCAAGCATCTGGTCGACCTCTATCAAGAGAGTCTTAAGGGCAAGAATCCGGAAGCACACATGATGTACAAGGATGGTGAGGACGATTTTGATCATGACAAGGATGACCTCATGGATTTTGAGACTTCAGACATACTCACTATGCTGAATGATGATCCAGTTGAATGA